The following DNA comes from Populus trichocarpa isolate Nisqually-1 chromosome 19, P.trichocarpa_v4.1, whole genome shotgun sequence.
CCATCATATTTGACAGAGGGAAAGAATTCAAAACTGCCTTGAGCTTACTAAGGGATAGCTAACACtagatttctttctctctctttctcctctttttgGCACGTACAGGCAAGGGGAAAACCAGCAGACAGAAGATGATGAATAATTAAGCATGAGCTCTTAAGCTGTCACCCTTTATGAAAGTGTTTAGAGCgtatttgtttgccattagcTTACAATGTATTGGCATAATAATAACGATAATAATGACTCCCTTACTGTGGTTCCAAATACAttatgatgaatttgaaaattttctggAAAAAGGAATGATGATTTTAAGCATGGAGAGTTGTGACTTGTTTTGATTCCATGCTCAACATCCAACCTACAAACTGGAACTCACATGGTAGGGTCCTTGCCTTCTTTTCCTGACAATGGGAAGGGGAGGGGGTCCGTTTCCTTTACTATAAGATCTTGCCTTGAAAAGGGCCCAATAAGGTTTTATGCTGAAACAGATTGATCGCTGGGAATTTAATAAACCGTGTTGTCTTTGCTAGTTGGGTGTCATTTTCCAACCACTTAGACGAGAACAAGACTCGAGTAATTAAGCGGACTGACCACAGCTTAAACAAACTTGTCCTGTTTTATCCAGTTCTTGAGAGACACGAATCCACAAAGGGACCAAATGAGGAAATAAGGTTCCGCAGAAGGTCCTTGGTAGTTGGGTGTGAGCATCAAGTCATGAATCCTACCTCCCTTCCTCACTCACGTCATGGCAACGGCAACCACCAACATAGGGGACCTTCTTCTGTGTTACGGATATAAACATCGTACAGGAAAGGAAAGGACTTTAATGAAGACGCattaaaagtaagaaaaatgcACTCCTCTACTAGAGCCCATAACCAGTGACGTTGCAAATTGTGTAAAAGCTAGATGTCTTGAACTTGGGCGGAAGCTTTCATGTGCTTAAAAATCCAGAGATGTCAAAACTGCTGATGTTCAGTTATCATGCAGTGGTTGTCATAATTACCTATCAGGCATCAGCAACTGAACCCCAGAGGTTGGTGATAAACATCAACCATCCCATGAATTAGCTGACAAGCAAACCTTTCACAGAACTTGTGACTTCTAAACAAGACTGCAAAATTAACAATGGTCCAGTGGCAGCTTCTGGATCAAGAGAAATAACCTAGCATGCAACAGGCTTTATAACAAGATCAGTCGGGAATACTAAATTAACAAACAGAAAAGTACACCATGCATGTAACTAAAAATGCACAGGCAATATGGATATCTAGTCTTCGGTACTGAAACCATTGCAATCCAGGTCTAAATCTATAAACCAAAGCAGATCATCTTAGAATAATTTTAGagcattaaagaaaaattataaattattgctACAAGAGATTTCCAGAGTAAATTGGCAAGCAAGGCAAGGAAACCGATCCATGTCAGAAAAAAATGCAATGCCTTCTGTGTGGAAGGCTGCCTCAGTTGTATGCTTTTATTGCCTCATACGGGCCATCTCAACTTCAATAGTACAAAAACTTTAGAGATTTCTGAAGATGACTCGTTAGCAGTTCAGGAAAACTTTGCACAAACTGTGATACCAGTCATGATGCCCGTACATCAAGCCATGGGCCCCCATTAAGCAAAACAAATCCatggaaatgaaaaacaaaaggaatgaaTGGAAGGGAAACGAACATCAATTTACTAAACAGGCACTAGGAGCCACCTTTTTCAAGCTTTTCAATTTCCTCACGGTGCTTTCTTTCAGCTTCCTGAAGTTCCTTCTCAGCATCCTCCTCTTCCTCGATTTGATCAAGATCATCAAATTCCTTGCTTGCTGCCATTGCTTTCACCACAGGATCTCTCAGCTCAGATATCAAACCACCACCAACCTTGTATTCTTCTTCGTCTCCAATCAGAAATAATCGCTGATCAGGTCCTGATGCCATGGGGATGTCAACAGCCAATAACCTCATATCATACTGCACAGAAATTTAAAACAGTTTTTTGAATAAGAAGGGTTAAGTTGTTCATTTACCCTTATCAATATGTAAATtttctctcacacacacatatatacatataagtGACAGCTCTGGGATTACTTGTGCACAGAGCTCCAGGATAATACATATAAGAAGCTGCTGCCAATAACAGTTTCTAACTTCTAAATTGATAGAAATATGCAAATATGAATTAATGCAACAATCCTCCCAAACCACAACCCCCTTTCCCTATCTCTTGCACAGATAATCACGTAGCTAGAAAACTTCATTTACTGTTTAATGCAACAGCAACACGGGTGGCAATCAATTTGCTCCACTTAAGAGAAGctcaatttatgatttatgagtagCAAAAGACCAAAAGAATCATAATCATAGATtccaatttttcatttcttaaaaaCATTCTATTGCCTGATCAGAtgctcaaaacaaaaaaaaacgagtATACCTggcctttcttcttcttaactTCAACACTGACTAGACCTTTTCTCTCAGAACCTTGTATTGGGAAGATGAGAAAACACCGCTTGCTCCTAACAGTTGGCTTGAAGTTCTTTAGAACAAGTCCACCTCCTGACATCACATAGGCTCTTAATACTGTTCCTGTGAGAGGAGCACCCATAACCTCAAGAATCCCAGCTGAGGTGTTCAGCTTTGTCATGGCCATTCTATAAACTTTATCAGGATTGATTGTAATTCTTGAGCGGATATACAGGCCCTTTAGCAGTGACATAGATACACAAAACACACAAATGTTAACATGTAAGTTGATCCTTGCTTATGGTACATAGACAAAACCAACAGTAGTTTGGGGATAAACTGCAACAGAATCTGTACTTTGAAATATATGGAAAATCCATAAATAGAAAGACTCAAGGACTTCTGATTAAGGATGCacctttcaattttgatcatgaGTCATGACCCATAATGATGACTTCCAACTTGTTTTATATATAGCATAAGCTTTAGGTTTGAAACATGAACAGCAGCAGAATCTGCATTCTAGGAGAATGCCAGCTGCTAGTTCTGGGGAAGTTACGTTGGAAACAATGATGCTGCAACTTAGTTACATCAAAAATAGTGAGGGCAATAAGCAATCATATCCCTGGTGCCAGCTGTTAGAATTTGGGGTGGGCTAATCACCTGTAAGTAGTGCAATTCAGTGATCAACAGGGTCACTACTGCAATCTTATGAGAAGCATCTCTTTACGTTAATGGTTGTTTCTTGGGGGGGGTATATATTTGACTAGAAAAAATGGTGTTAGCTTACCTAGAGTCATCTAATGTGACTGGATTAGAAGTTTTGAAGTACCTGGTCTCAGAACCTCACTTAATCCATCTATCAATACTATATATAAAGGCAGAGTTTGGGTTGGGGGTTGGGGTAAGCTTTTGAGGCAACGCccctctttattttattgtgctctttattattgttttttctaataattattatatttatacatgttttagTTACATTATTATATGTCCTAAATCATAGCATCCTAACTTTAGATTTCTTTTCCAATATTAGAACTAATTAAGAGctacatattaattatttattttattcttaagagatatgaattctttttctattttccaaTTCTACTCCTATTTACAATACCAAGATTCCTATTGTTTTACTACTTATAATTCTAAACgcttataaaaacaacaatattatatttcttgtaaattgaaaaaatcagaaCTGACTAACATTGGTATTCATCTTTGTTATCAACttacttattatatatatatatatatatatatatatatatatatatatatatattgttaaacTGGTTATATATTTCTCTATGCTCTTTTCTCAATTTTGTTTGTTATAATTTGAGCATGCTGTTTCTAATCTTGAATCATACATGTAAGAGTATCTGATATGATCATGTTTCATATTATTGGTGCCTCATTCTATCAATTTGTTACTACTTTCAATTTTCTAACATGTCATGCTACAAATCTCGTTCTTACTCAATAAGGGACTTGTGTGGATCAGGGTGTTAGTAGGATTTATGTGAGGTCTGTTTCTCTTCTGGCTTATCTCTATAGCCTGACAAATCCTGTTTTCCCATTATTATAATCTACTGTCCATCAGATTGCTTATGATACCAAATATAGAACCGTGTACCTCTGTATAAGGCATTAGAAGACATtgactaattattttaattttttgcaccTTCAAACATTccaaccatatttttttctcttttgcaaTTTGCTATGAAACTTGATATTATTTGAAcactcattattttaataaattttcaaagcatGAAATCCCAAAATACTTTATTCACTCAAAACAATgaaatagattttaattatataacaagcataatgaaaatttcaatttaagcaATATTCTTCATGAaatatagtattaaaaaaaaattccaagctTCTAACTTGAATTGTTGCACTGCAAATTTATTTAGCatattaattaacaagaaaacaacattatgtttttttgacaATATAGCATTTGAATTTTCTCACTAACTGATTTTATTTCACATGTGTATAATGtggatattaatattaaatagatTTATGTTGATGTTAATATTAGAATTAATCATGTACGAAAAATGATTTagttatttaaattgtttgcaTAAACAACATTAATTTTGGATATTTGTTCTTAAAGTACTACTTTTTACCAGCatagttatgttttaaaaagaCTTTAATCATGTATTCAACAATCCATcctcaataataaataaaacagaatGACTATACGGGTGCCATGTGCAAGGCATGTCAGCATACACTATGAAAAGTAAAATGTGTGACAGTACCAAGGAATTAGAAGTCTAggcaatgaataaaattaactaagtcTATCAAAGGATTCTTCTACGGTTGACATGCTATgcttttaaacaaattttatcaattcaagTGTCCTTCCTTTTGGTGTCGCCATCAATTTCTGTTTTCTCATTTCCTCCCTATTCGCATACGTGTCACCAAGTATAAAACCTTGTGAACATGATCCAAGCCATGGTTTTTGTAGTCACTATTCTGTCACATTTGAAATGTGAAAGAAAAATCCCAATTGTTACTCTCTCCTATGGGTGACATGGACAGGACAGGGCAGGCAAAAAGGCAAGAAAAATATGGAAGAAGAAACCACAATGTAGGAGACTTAAACTGGATAGAAACAATCAAACCTCAACAGCAATAAGAGAAAACTGACCAAAGGCATAACCATTTAGCCTTTGctacataaataaaacatttatgtGGTCATCTAGTTAGCTCATTGCCCAAGACTAGAATTTCCTATGCATCTCAACTTAAACACTCCCACAGAGACACTTAAGTAGGATTAGACAGTTTCAAATCTTGACTCTTATTTCCTACGAACCTAAAGTTTTAAACACTATATACCCCTTAGTTGGAACAGATAGCTTCAACACTTAGCATTTGTAAGAGTGGGATTATATAGCTTCAGCACCTAGGTAGGACTAGAAAGCTTCGTGatcaaaactcaaaaacttGACTCAGCCAGTATTGATAAGCAGTAGAAACAATTATAATCGAGATATTAATTTGTATATTCAATGCATGACAGACTGATCAAAAGATTAGAGTCTCATTCTTAAGAGCTTTAATCATCACCTGATCACTGCATCTAAACTTGAGGTGCGATAACTTCTAGTAACTCACTTCCTTTTAGTGAAAGCAAAGTAAATCGACTGTGCTTTTGCCACAATCATATTGATTCGTGTGTAAACAACACTCCACACCTTTGAAGTTAAAAACACACCACCTATAACAAGCTATGTTATCCACAAAAACATGTTCAAGGATAGAATGTTGGTAGAGGCACTACCATAACAATAACAGGAGCACCCATCTCGTGCTTGTACTCCAAAGAAAAATCTATCTATTCCACAACTTAACGCATGTGAACCGCTCATCACATTTAGGAAAATCGTAAAGTCAAGATAAATTTTATAGTTGGTTCGCACATCAATAATCCAAAAGGAGACATCACTCACTTATAATCAAGAATAATTCCGTTGCACAaatagaaataacaaaacacagTAAAACGATTAGAGAAAGAACTCACGGAAAAGGCAACGATGGCAGATGAAAGGGCGAGAAACCCATACTTCGCCATGCCTTCAGATAGACTAACAAAAGTATTAGCAATACCAAACATAATCCTCCAAAGCAAAGCACAAATTATCACTCCTCCTGCCCCGATCAAAAACAAGGAATTCCTCTTTAAAAAGGCATCAATTTGCAACCCTAAAGCTTCACGGTACCTCGAGAAAGCAGAAGTAACAGCAGTGGCCGGCTTCTCAAGAAGCTTTTTTGCAAAATTCCCATCAACCCTTTTCCCCAAATCCGAAGAACCTTTGAAAGAAAACTGCCTCACCCCATAGAAAAAACTCCCATTTTTAGAAAATGAAGAATTGGGTTTTGTACAGGAGAGAAACTGAGATAAACCCAGATTAGAAGAAGTGGGTTTTGAAGTAAAACATGGGATTTGAGAGTTTAAAGGAGTGAAATTTGAGGAGGCATTTGAGTAAGGTCTGGTAAAAGAGGTAGAAATTCTAGAGGCAAGAGAAGGAGTGGTTAAAGGTGAGGGCTTGGAAGTAGAAACATGATTGTAGTGGAGTTTGAGAAGACCTTGGATGATTCTTGGTGAGTTTTTCGACATTGTTGATCGgttagtaaaaagaaaaaataaaatgcttgTAGGAAACTATAAATCAGAAAATAAGAAGGGGTTTGTAATGGTGGTTCCTTGTCAAGAAAATCAAGGTTAAAACATAGTGTCATTTATGATATGAATCCAAaaggttttctaattttattcatgTCTGTAACTAAGAAGCCGATGAGGGTTTCTCCTCCTTTGAGGCTCTTGGGAGAAGGCAACGAGGAGgaaaatttttttcctttttcaggtttttttcatTGGGTCAACCACAAGGGCTCCCTCCACCGTCATGTTTGTTCATGGTGTGGTTggtgttatttgttgtttttgtatttatatctagtttttttttttttttttgaaaagaatgataattttattatattaaatacagtataaataaatcatttttttatgttatattaaaaaaaatacaattttctatttaaaaaaaataattgacaacACTAGTAGTATAAGatagtttttaatataacaattaattttttcaataatttattccacaaataaaactcattaaattctcatatatatatagaggttaTCTATGCATGCATAGATGAGTTTGAGTcaccttgaaataaaaaaataaaaaaaaatagttatactATCAAGTTATGTTAACATTCATCCAACTACAACAAAATCTTTATTCTAAAAAGGAAATATCAAGACAACATGGGAGAACAAATAGCTGATAGTAGCCGAGCTATATTAAGATTTGAAGTAGTTAATTTCAAACAGCACTAACTAAtacgaacctcatgatcacgtgataaagtaattttcaataaaataaataataatctaaaaaattaaaaatcatgtttgataaaatcttgatctAGAAGTAATTATATACctaagaaccaaaggtattgGAAAAAAACTTGGATCCAGGGATAACCTTGTATCTGAATGATGCCATGAaatcagttaatctttgataaatcAATATACGATCTTTGTTCATACAAAAAAAGGTTACTTTgtcacaaataaacaaaaagaaaaattcacgTTTATTCTCCAACTTGCTACTAAAATTTgtagctaaaaaaacataatatagtctccTCTAACTAACCCTAATGAACCTTTTTAGGTTGCAAACTAATGGGCCTAAATTAGTAATCAACTAATATAAgtctaataatgaaataaactcaTATACAATGTCTAATGAGccagaaaaaactcaaattaaaaataattattcaacattaaattaataaataaaataggataataaaaataatatcttcatgCCAAAATTCCTTCATGTAAATTGAATCTCCAATTTTTGCACATTTTGGTAGATTTTCAgtcctgatttcaaacatgtcgttctctctCGCCTGGATGAATTACTGGGCCTaccatatatggttggaaagctTGAGATATCTAATTTTTAGCCTAATTTGAATAGAAGTAAATTTCTACTTGTAACTCGAGGTATGTCCCAAATAGTACACAGAGGTCTAATTTAGCATATTTAACAAGATTTGTCTAGTAACTTCGACTCTCTAACATAATATGTTCTCGAATTTCATTTGACCTTATAATTTACCAAAATATAGTTATATGTGTCTagtatttttatgtaaaatttcaTCTTGTTTCAATGTATAATTTGAGAGATATGCCCAATCTCGGTGAACCAAGTGTAAAAAAAGGGGTAGAGTTAAGAAAAATAAGTCGTCACATAGTTTATGGCAACTAGAACCCTAATTGGTGTTTCAGATGTTCTAGGTAAGGAGTTGATTATGccaaaagaaagataaaaatcattataagGCATTCTACCTAAAATAAGTTGCGTCTTATTTGCttgctatgaaaaaaaaaatattttgtatttacatgctaagaatttatttaaactattatatatacttatcattttttaaggTAAAAGACTACCAAAACCTAAAACAATGATTTAAGATCTAGTTTTGCTAACATGATTTAATccttactttaaaaataaaaacattggacctgaaaggataataataattaattaatcttcgacgtatttaaattaattatatataaaatgagcCCAAATACTAGTAGTCATATGTGGTTacaattacttttcaaagtgtttttcatttggaaatgcatcaaaataatgttttttttttaattatttttgacattagcacatcaaaataatttaaaaatatcaaaaaaatattaatttaaagcaaaaaaaaaattcaaatttttcaaaaacgcttttaaaacacaaaaacaaacaggactaTTATAACTACATAAACCAACTCAATTTCTCACACCACATAAAGTAAAAATCTATAGATACCACGTGtatcaaataaattatcattttttgtatttttattatcatttcttTTAGTGACAAACAATGAGAAGTTACGTATTAATAATTCTTAGGAAAAATTACCCTCATTATCCCATtgttaggtttattttttactttaactttattcttttaaaaattacattttatatatatcatgggttaacataattttcaaattgaatgaAATAACCATAATATCctcatttatattatattatattattgtcgAATTTGTAGATTGCTtataaatagttttgaaaagGTGAAATAAGAGGAATCTTTCTTGTTTCGCTCCAGCatcatttttaatctttcattttctcc
Coding sequences within:
- the LOC18108351 gene encoding uncharacterized protein LOC18108351, producing MSKNSPRIIQGLLKLHYNHVSTSKPSPLTTPSLASRISTSFTRPYSNASSNFTPLNSQIPCFTSKPTSSNLGLSQFLSCTKPNSSFSKNGSFFYGVRQFSFKGSSDLGKRVDGNFAKKLLEKPATAVTSAFSRYREALGLQIDAFLKRNSLFLIGAGGVIICALLWRIMFGIANTFVSLSEGMAKYGFLALSSAIVAFSGLYIRSRITINPDKVYRMAMTKLNTSAGILEVMGAPLTGTVLRAYVMSGGGLVLKNFKPTVRSKRCFLIFPIQGSERKGLVSVEVKKKKGQYDMRLLAVDIPMASGPDQRLFLIGDEEEYKVGGGLISELRDPVVKAMAASKEFDDLDQIEEEEDAEKELQEAERKHREEIEKLEKGGS